Proteins encoded together in one Impatiens glandulifera chromosome 1, dImpGla2.1, whole genome shotgun sequence window:
- the LOC124921629 gene encoding uncharacterized protein LOC124921629 gives MKKLYRKGSVHPSPPLISDPLAFLPITILTLAAALSPEDREVLAYLISCSSSSNFSSANSRSKSVAAKTTGDHPPSSGCNCFRCYTSYWVRWDSSPNHQLIHEIIDAFEDDLVRKTLVGKEKKERRRRGSKSGVLIQGKVEETGKLEFPIEEEVSEGISAGGGGGGGDGEERDDDDDVCCEKGSVRRFVSFIGERFWNVWT, from the coding sequence ATGAAGAAACTCTACCGGAAAGGGTCAGTTCATCCATCACCGCCACTAATCTCCGATCCCCTTGCTTTCCTTCCTATAACAATATTAACTCTCGCCGCCGCTCTATCGCCGGAAGACAGGGAAGTACTAGCATACCTTATTTCTTGTTCTTCTAGCAGCAATTTCTCATCAGCCAACAGCCGCAGTAAATCAGTCGCTGCAAAAACCACTGGAGACCATCCGCCGTCTTCCGGTTGTAATTGCTTTAGATGTTACACGAGTTATTGGGTCAGGTGGGATTCTTCCCCGAATCATCAATTGATTCATGAAATCATCGATGCTTTCGAAGATGATTTGGTGCGGAAGACACTAGTGGGTaaggagaagaaagagaggCGTAGGAGAGGTTCAAAATCTGGGGTACTGATTCAGGGGAAAGTTGAAGAAACTGGAAAATTGGAGTTTCCAATTGAGGAGGAAGTAAGTGAAGGAATATCCGCCGGCGGCGGTGGTGGCGGCGGCGACGGGGAGGagagagatgatgatgatgatgtttgcTGCGAGAAAGGGTCAGTGAGGAGATTTGTTAGTTTTATTGGGGAAAGGTTTTGGAATgtttggacttga